The Magnetovibrio sp. genome includes a window with the following:
- a CDS encoding NAD-dependent epimerase/dehydratase family protein, translated as MKKKYVVLGGGGSFGLHTSKYLLDHADPEKVISIGRNTPKLECFTLGVGDGDSRYSYHAYHVNYELDLLMELLDKERPDVIINFAAQGEGAASWKNSWRFFETNCVALVKLSEELMKRDYLERFIHIGTSEMYGSVDHATNEDEPIKPSSPYAASKVAFDMYLMSVHEHLKFPMNVIRPSNAYGPGQQLHRVIPKSIICGLTGEKLPLHGGGRAEKSFIHNRDLARAILMVADKAPLGKIYNVGPKEPTSIRRVVEMCADALGMPFEDLCEVTGDRLGQDARYWLDSSAVKADIGWEPEITWEEGLEEMVEWGKKYIDVLRGLSKDFVMRA; from the coding sequence ATGAAAAAGAAGTATGTCGTTCTTGGCGGTGGCGGGTCGTTTGGTCTGCACACGTCGAAATATCTGTTGGACCACGCTGATCCTGAAAAAGTGATCAGCATTGGCCGTAATACACCGAAGCTGGAATGTTTCACGTTGGGTGTTGGTGATGGCGACAGCCGTTATTCGTACCATGCATATCACGTCAATTATGAACTCGATCTGCTTATGGAGCTGCTCGACAAAGAGCGTCCCGACGTCATCATCAACTTCGCCGCTCAAGGTGAGGGGGCTGCGTCGTGGAAGAACTCGTGGCGCTTCTTTGAAACCAACTGCGTTGCCTTGGTAAAACTGAGCGAAGAGCTGATGAAGCGCGATTACTTGGAGCGTTTCATCCACATCGGTACGTCCGAAATGTACGGCTCTGTCGATCACGCGACCAACGAAGACGAGCCGATCAAGCCGAGCAGCCCTTACGCGGCTTCCAAGGTGGCGTTCGACATGTATCTCATGTCGGTTCACGAACATCTGAAGTTCCCGATGAACGTGATCCGTCCGTCCAACGCTTATGGTCCGGGCCAGCAATTGCACCGCGTCATCCCGAAATCGATCATCTGCGGTCTTACGGGCGAGAAACTTCCGCTTCATGGTGGTGGCCGCGCCGAAAAGTCGTTTATTCACAACCGCGACTTGGCGCGTGCCATCCTCATGGTTGCCGACAAAGCCCCGCTGGGTAAAATTTACAACGTCGGCCCCAAAGAGCCGACGTCGATCCGTCGCGTTGTTGAGATGTGCGCGGATGCCTTGGGCATGCCGTTCGAGGATCTGTGTGAAGTGACGGGAGACCGCCTGGGACAGGATGCCCGCTATTGGCTCGATAGTTCTGCCGTTAAGGCCGACATCGGCTGGGAGCCTGAAATCACCTGGGAAGAAGGTCTGGAAGAGATGGTTGAGTGGGGCAAAAAGTACATTGATGTGCTGCGCGGTCTGTCAAAAGACTTCGTGATGCGCGCCTAA